Proteins encoded together in one Candidatus Woesearchaeota archaeon window:
- the trxA gene encoding thioredoxin, translating into MVKELNKENFEKEALESDIPVVVDFWASWCGPCRMMEPVFEKLSADFEGKLKFAKLSTEENPELAEKYGIRSIPCLKMFKGGKEVSEIIGFKAEDALKAEIENALEKLS; encoded by the coding sequence ATGGTAAAAGAGCTTAATAAGGAGAATTTTGAGAAAGAGGCGCTCGAATCAGATATTCCTGTGGTAGTGGACTTTTGGGCCAGCTGGTGCGGGCCGTGCAGGATGATGGAGCCCGTATTTGAGAAACTGAGCGCTGATTTTGAGGGAAAGCTGAAGTTTGCCAAGCTAAGCACAGAGGAGAATCCCGAACTGGCTGAGAAATACGGAATAAGGAGCATACCGTGCTTAAAGATGTTTAAGGGCGGCAAGGAAGTGTCTGAGATTATCGGATTTAAGGCTGAAGACGCGCTTAAGGCTGAGATAGAAAATGCCTTGGAAAAATTAAGTTAG